One part of the Rutidosis leptorrhynchoides isolate AG116_Rl617_1_P2 chromosome 1, CSIRO_AGI_Rlap_v1, whole genome shotgun sequence genome encodes these proteins:
- the LOC139853104 gene encoding uncharacterized protein, which translates to MDRLPSRLNLSARVLEINDIGWPFCSARVESLSHVLFSCDVAVDIWRNARIWIDIQLPILESWIDWETWFQRWNASPKMKGRMYVITAALSWTLWRFRSAFIFDPGKMKKQELFDLIRLYSFNWCTIRGKDLLVGLIGSLSLCKLVVLLPSLVSR; encoded by the coding sequence ATGGATAGGTTACCTTCTCGTCTTAATTTGTCGGCTCGTGTTTTGGAAATTAATGACATCGGGTGGCCATTTTGCTCAGCTCGTGTAGAATCTTTATCCCACGTGTTATTTTCCTGTGATGTAGCGGTCGATATTTGGAGGAACGCTAGGATTTGGATCGACATTCAACTTCCTATTCTCGAGAGTTGGATCGATTGGGAGACATGGTTTCAAAGGTGGAATGCTAGTCCAAAAATGAAGGGGCGTATGTATGTGATTACAGCTGCGCTGTCTTGGACCTTATGGCGGTTCCGTAGTGCTTTTATTTTCGATCCAGGCAAGATGAAGAAACAAGAGTTATTCGATTTAATTCGATTGTATTCTTTTAATTGGTGTACGATTAGAGGCAAAGATTTATTAGTTGGACTGATTGGCTCATTAAGCCTTTGTAAGTTGGTTGTTTTGCTCCCCTCCCTAGTTTCTCGCTAG